A portion of the Echeneis naucrates chromosome 5, fEcheNa1.1, whole genome shotgun sequence genome contains these proteins:
- the padi2 gene encoding protein-arginine deiminase type-2 isoform X1, translating to MRMANGAKFRLRKSNSSRHPSTQFDIEGPCTQPSHLLEEWAQIKRGSLSAPGHHRACRLTTRSAQSVLHVVGTTLDINLYRNAPPDSAFFSVKTSANVHHSISPAPLVTSHLSPIPLSENSVLLITMSQASESENDSKLSVWYYGWNKEVLGKALLHLTAVEISLDVDADRDGVVEQNNPNKGSWKWGLKGHGAILLVNCDSEQTYWKKLDTEQNYVSKVSDLRDMSVMVLRTKGPAHLPEGYKLTMHMSQGDADSVRVFMSRSPKVLQKAPSQRLLYNYFVKDYPLVLSSENLTQEVPYIGGVTEMNFYVEGLRFPDKDFDGLISINLSLLEPICDGIPETPIFTDKVVFRVAPWIMTPNTLEPVEVFVCSTSDNYHFLKGMKSLVAKSKYKLKVCHEYMNRGDRWMQDELEFGYIDSPHHGFPVVLDSPRDGKLEDFPYNELLGPDFGYVTRVAHRRDVSSLDSFGNLEVSPPVTVNGKDYPLGRIIIGVAFPTATKGRNMTKVVQDFLWAQKVQEPIALYSDWLLVGHIDEFMTFVPALDRKRFRLLLASPDAGYKLFRKLQRNGHGQAKLFEGLKDEQLKTVDEVLSDAHLQYENNYVQSCIDWNRDVLKRELGLEEEDIIDLPILFKLMVDEDNGERGLRAVAYYPDMVNMIVLGKNLGIPKPFGPKVNGHCALEAEMCSLMERLGLNCTFIDDFAAYHKLLGEVHCGSNVRRVPFNFKWWNLEM from the exons ATGAGGATGGCCAATGGAGCAAAGTTCAGACTGAGGAAGTCCAACTCTTCACGGCACCCATCAACTCAGTTTGACATAGAAGGGCCCTGCACCCAGCCATCACACTTGTTGGAGGAGTGGGCTCAAATTAAG AGGGGGAGCCTTTCAGCCCCAGGACACCACAGGGCATGTCGGCTGACCACACGGAGCGCGCAGAGCGTCCTGCACGTCGTCGGCACCACCCTGGATATCAACCTGTACAG GAATGCCCCGCCGGACTCGGCGTTCTTCTCTGTGAAGACCTCTGCCAATGTTCACCACAGCATCAGCCCTGCGCCTCTTGTGACGTCCCACCTCTCTCCCATCCCTCTCAGTGAAAACTCAGTGCTACTCATCACCATGAGCCAAGCCAGTGAATCAGAGAATGATAGCAAG TTGTCTGTCTGGTACTATGGGTGGAATAAAGAGGTCTTGGGGAAAGCACTGCTGCACCTGACTGCTGTTG AAATCTCTCTGGACGTGGATGCTGACAGAGACGGTGTTGTGGAGCAAAACAACCCTAATAAG GGCTCCTGGAAATGGGGTCTGAAAGGCCATGGAGCCATCCTATTGGTCAACTGTGACTCTGAGCAGACCTATTGGAAGAAGCTAGACACAGAGCAGAACTACGTCTCCAAAGTGTCAG ATCTGAGGGACATGTCAGTCATGGTGCTGAGGACCAAAGGCCCTGCTCACCTCCCAGAGGGCTACAAGCTCACCATGCACATGTCTCAAGGTGACGCAGACAGTGTCAGAGTCTTCATGTCCAGATCCCCTAAAGTCTTGCAGAAAGCCCCAT CACAGAGACTCTTGTATAACTATTTTGTGAAGGACTATCCACTGGTCCTGAGCAGCGAGAACCTGACACAAGAAGTGCCTTACATTGGAGGCGTAACAGAAATGAACTTTTATGTGGAGGGCCTCAGATTTCCTGACAAAGACTTTGATGGGCTCATCAGCATCAACCTCAGTCTGTTGGAGCCCATCTGTGAC GGTATCCCCGAGACGCCCATTTTCACGGACAAAGTGGTGTTTAGAGTTGCACCCTGGATAATGACACCCAACACCTTGGAGCCTGTGGaggtgtttgtctgcag TACATCTGATAACTACCACTTCCTGAAAGGAATGAAAAGCCTTGTTGCGAAGAGCAAGTACAAGCTGAAGGTTTGCCACGAGTACATGAACAGAGGAGATCGATGGATGCAG GATGAGCTGGAGTTTGGTTACATTGATTCACCTCATCATGGGTTTCCTGTTGTTCTGGATTCCCCTCGAGATGGAAAACTTGAGGACTTCCCGTACAACGAACTTCTC GGCCCCGACTTTGGCTATGTGACAAGGGTAGCCCACCGAAGAGATGTGAGCAGTCTTGACTCATTCGGAAATCTGGAAGTTAGTCCTCCTGTTACTGTGAACGGAAAAGACTACCCCCTGGGCAGGATTATCATCGGAGTGGCCTTTCCGAC GGCAACTAAGGGACGCAACATGACCAAAGTAGTTCAAGATTTCCTGTGGGCTCAGAAGGTTCAGGAGCCGATTGCTCTGTATTCTGACTGGCTCCTTGTCGGCCATATAGATGAATTCATGACATTTGTTCCAGCACTTGACAGAAAG CGCTTCCGCCTCTTGCTTGCCAGCCCAGATGCAGGCTACAAACTATTCAGAAAGTTACAGCGCAACGGTCATGGTCAGGCCAAACTGTTTGAGG GTCTGAAAGATGAGCAGCTGAAAACAGTGGATGAAGTACTGAGTGATGCCCATCTCCAGTATGAAAATAACTACGTACAG agctGCATCGACTGGAACAGGGACGTCCTGAAGAGGGAGCTGGgtctggaggaagaggacaTCATTGACCTGCCAATTCTCTTCAAGCTGATGGTGGATGAGGACAACGGTGAGAGGGGGCTCAGAGCAGTGGCTTACTACCCTGACATG gtGAACATGATCGTTTTGGGAAAAAACCTTGGCATCCCGAAGCCCTTTGGCCCGAAGGTGAACGGACACTGCGCCTTGGAGGCTGAGATGTGCTCCCTGATGGAGCGCCTGGGCCTCAACTGCACTTTTATAGATGACTTTGCTGCTTACCACAAATTGCTGGGAGAGGTGCACTGTGGTTCCAACGTCCGTAGGGTACCGTTTAACTTCAAATGGTGGAACCTGgagatgtga
- the padi2 gene encoding protein-arginine deiminase type-2 isoform X2: MYQSISQGYVSSFLQRGSLSAPGHHRACRLTTRSAQSVLHVVGTTLDINLYRNAPPDSAFFSVKTSANVHHSISPAPLVTSHLSPIPLSENSVLLITMSQASESENDSKLSVWYYGWNKEVLGKALLHLTAVEISLDVDADRDGVVEQNNPNKGSWKWGLKGHGAILLVNCDSEQTYWKKLDTEQNYVSKVSDLRDMSVMVLRTKGPAHLPEGYKLTMHMSQGDADSVRVFMSRSPKVLQKAPSQRLLYNYFVKDYPLVLSSENLTQEVPYIGGVTEMNFYVEGLRFPDKDFDGLISINLSLLEPICDGIPETPIFTDKVVFRVAPWIMTPNTLEPVEVFVCSTSDNYHFLKGMKSLVAKSKYKLKVCHEYMNRGDRWMQDELEFGYIDSPHHGFPVVLDSPRDGKLEDFPYNELLGPDFGYVTRVAHRRDVSSLDSFGNLEVSPPVTVNGKDYPLGRIIIGVAFPTATKGRNMTKVVQDFLWAQKVQEPIALYSDWLLVGHIDEFMTFVPALDRKRFRLLLASPDAGYKLFRKLQRNGHGQAKLFEGLKDEQLKTVDEVLSDAHLQYENNYVQSCIDWNRDVLKRELGLEEEDIIDLPILFKLMVDEDNGERGLRAVAYYPDMVNMIVLGKNLGIPKPFGPKVNGHCALEAEMCSLMERLGLNCTFIDDFAAYHKLLGEVHCGSNVRRVPFNFKWWNLEM, encoded by the exons ATGTATCAGTCCATCTCACAAGGCTATGTGTCCTCTTTCCTGCAGAGGGGGAGCCTTTCAGCCCCAGGACACCACAGGGCATGTCGGCTGACCACACGGAGCGCGCAGAGCGTCCTGCACGTCGTCGGCACCACCCTGGATATCAACCTGTACAG GAATGCCCCGCCGGACTCGGCGTTCTTCTCTGTGAAGACCTCTGCCAATGTTCACCACAGCATCAGCCCTGCGCCTCTTGTGACGTCCCACCTCTCTCCCATCCCTCTCAGTGAAAACTCAGTGCTACTCATCACCATGAGCCAAGCCAGTGAATCAGAGAATGATAGCAAG TTGTCTGTCTGGTACTATGGGTGGAATAAAGAGGTCTTGGGGAAAGCACTGCTGCACCTGACTGCTGTTG AAATCTCTCTGGACGTGGATGCTGACAGAGACGGTGTTGTGGAGCAAAACAACCCTAATAAG GGCTCCTGGAAATGGGGTCTGAAAGGCCATGGAGCCATCCTATTGGTCAACTGTGACTCTGAGCAGACCTATTGGAAGAAGCTAGACACAGAGCAGAACTACGTCTCCAAAGTGTCAG ATCTGAGGGACATGTCAGTCATGGTGCTGAGGACCAAAGGCCCTGCTCACCTCCCAGAGGGCTACAAGCTCACCATGCACATGTCTCAAGGTGACGCAGACAGTGTCAGAGTCTTCATGTCCAGATCCCCTAAAGTCTTGCAGAAAGCCCCAT CACAGAGACTCTTGTATAACTATTTTGTGAAGGACTATCCACTGGTCCTGAGCAGCGAGAACCTGACACAAGAAGTGCCTTACATTGGAGGCGTAACAGAAATGAACTTTTATGTGGAGGGCCTCAGATTTCCTGACAAAGACTTTGATGGGCTCATCAGCATCAACCTCAGTCTGTTGGAGCCCATCTGTGAC GGTATCCCCGAGACGCCCATTTTCACGGACAAAGTGGTGTTTAGAGTTGCACCCTGGATAATGACACCCAACACCTTGGAGCCTGTGGaggtgtttgtctgcag TACATCTGATAACTACCACTTCCTGAAAGGAATGAAAAGCCTTGTTGCGAAGAGCAAGTACAAGCTGAAGGTTTGCCACGAGTACATGAACAGAGGAGATCGATGGATGCAG GATGAGCTGGAGTTTGGTTACATTGATTCACCTCATCATGGGTTTCCTGTTGTTCTGGATTCCCCTCGAGATGGAAAACTTGAGGACTTCCCGTACAACGAACTTCTC GGCCCCGACTTTGGCTATGTGACAAGGGTAGCCCACCGAAGAGATGTGAGCAGTCTTGACTCATTCGGAAATCTGGAAGTTAGTCCTCCTGTTACTGTGAACGGAAAAGACTACCCCCTGGGCAGGATTATCATCGGAGTGGCCTTTCCGAC GGCAACTAAGGGACGCAACATGACCAAAGTAGTTCAAGATTTCCTGTGGGCTCAGAAGGTTCAGGAGCCGATTGCTCTGTATTCTGACTGGCTCCTTGTCGGCCATATAGATGAATTCATGACATTTGTTCCAGCACTTGACAGAAAG CGCTTCCGCCTCTTGCTTGCCAGCCCAGATGCAGGCTACAAACTATTCAGAAAGTTACAGCGCAACGGTCATGGTCAGGCCAAACTGTTTGAGG GTCTGAAAGATGAGCAGCTGAAAACAGTGGATGAAGTACTGAGTGATGCCCATCTCCAGTATGAAAATAACTACGTACAG agctGCATCGACTGGAACAGGGACGTCCTGAAGAGGGAGCTGGgtctggaggaagaggacaTCATTGACCTGCCAATTCTCTTCAAGCTGATGGTGGATGAGGACAACGGTGAGAGGGGGCTCAGAGCAGTGGCTTACTACCCTGACATG gtGAACATGATCGTTTTGGGAAAAAACCTTGGCATCCCGAAGCCCTTTGGCCCGAAGGTGAACGGACACTGCGCCTTGGAGGCTGAGATGTGCTCCCTGATGGAGCGCCTGGGCCTCAACTGCACTTTTATAGATGACTTTGCTGCTTACCACAAATTGCTGGGAGAGGTGCACTGTGGTTCCAACGTCCGTAGGGTACCGTTTAACTTCAAATGGTGGAACCTGgagatgtga
- the rap1gapb gene encoding rap1 GTPase-activating protein 1 isoform X3: MPQRKRSFTFGAYGGVDKSFSRTRTLWKQDGRIPRISDEVEPSLAHPHPPFPLPSLSKTSDLFAMIERMQGCRMEEQRCPLPPPLKTEEDYIPYPSVHEVLGRSSPFPLILLPQFGGYWIEGTNHEPKDPPEADQPPSSTSHIKLETNSTAKIYRKHFMGKEHFNYYTMDAALGHLVFSMKYDVIGDQEHLRLMLRSKLKTHHDVIPISCLTEFPNVVQMAKLVCEEVNVDRFYPVLYPKASRLIVTFDEHVISNNFKFGVIYQKFGQTSEEELFGNMKESPAFVEFLEFLGQKIELHDFKGFRGGLDVTHGQTGTESVYTSFHNKEIMFHVSTKLPYTEGDSQQLQRKRHIGNDIVAIVFQEENTPFVPDMIQSNFLHAYVVVQVENGCTDNVTYKVSVTARDDVPFFGPALPDPAIFKKGPEFREFLFTKLINAEYACYKAEKFAKLEERTRSALLETLYEELHINSQSMMGLGGDEDKLENGGGGGGGGFFESFKSLIIPGKSPTRKKSGPFSSRRSSAIGIENIQEVQERSREVSPNTQRTLDSGHFPQENRSDNSSNHSSPEFPTTKNSLAMCCRAPSIPEAQDLSRSSSNASSFASVVEEHENEHEADEEYDTGLESMSCVTPLKRDSFVYSSGVDDSVCSTSQGSFSASHLQQQPDGVKTFEPKGTESKPKMERPPQEHKSSLNC; encoded by the exons GGTTGCAGAATGGAGGAGCAGAGAtgccctcttcctccccctctcaaA ACGGAAGAGGACTACATCCCTTATCCCAGCGTTCATGAG GTCCTGGGTCGCAGCAGCCCTTTCCCGCTCATTCTGCTGCCACAGTTTGGAGGCTACTGGATCGAGGGGACCAATCATGAACCGAAAGACCCACCAGAAGCAGATCAACCTCCCAGTTCTACCTCCCACATCAAACTGGAGACCAACAGCACAGCCAAGATATACAGGAAGCATTTCATGGGCAAG GAACACTTTAATTATTACACCATGGATGCTGCCCTGGGCCACTTGGTCTTTTCCATGAAGTATGATGTCATTGGGGATCAAGAGCATCTGCGCTTGATGCTTCG ctcaAAGCTAAAAACCCACCATGATGTCATTCCTATTTCCTGCCTTACCGAGTTTCCCAACGTTGTTCAAATGGCCAAG CTTGTTTGTGAAGAAGTAAACGTGGACAGGTTTTATCCCGTCCTCTACCCAAAG GCATCAAGGCTCATAGTCACCTTCGATGAGCACGTGATCAGCAACAACTTCAAGTTTGGAGTTATTTATCAGAAGTTTGGCCAG ACgtcagaggaggagctgtttgGCAATATGAAAGAAAGCCCTGCCTTTGTGGAGTTTTTGGAGTTTCTGGGCCAGAAGATTGAACTTCATGACTTTAAAGG GTTTCGGGGCGGACTGGATGTCACTCATGGGCAGACAGGCACTGAATCAGTCTACACTAGTTTCCATAACAAGGAGATTATGTTTCATGTGTCCACCAAGCTGCCTTACACGGAAGGAGACTCACAGCAG ctgcagaggaagaggcacATAGGCAATGACATCGTGGCCATCGTGTTCCAGGAGGAGAACACGCCCTTCGTGCCAGACATGATCCAGTCCAACTTCCTGCATGCGTATGTAGTGGTGCAAGTGGAGAACGGCTGCACGGACAATGTCACCTATAAG GTGTCTGTGACAGCGAGGGATGATGTACCTTTCTTCGGGCCCGCTCTGCCTGACCCTGCCATCTTCAAAAAG GGTCCTGAGTTCCGGGAGTTCCTCTTCACTAAGCTCATCAACGCAGAGTACGCCTGCTACAAAGCTGAGAAGTTTGCCAAACTAGAG GAGCGCACACGTTCAGCTCTGCTGGAGACGCTGTATGAGGAACTGCACATCAATAGCCAGTCCATGATGGGTCTGGGTGGGGATGAAGATAAGCTGGAGAAcgggggtggtggaggaggagggggcttCTTTGAATCCTTTAAG TCATTGATCATTCCTGGGAAAAGCCCAACCAGGAAAAAGTCTGGGCCCTTCAGCTCCCGTCGCAGCAGCGCCATTGGCATTGAGAACATCCAGGAGGTCcaagagaggag CCGAGAAGTGTCACCCAACACCCAGAGGACGCTCGATAGTGGCCACTTCCCGCAGGAAAATAGATCAGACAATTCCTCCAACCACAGTTCTCCAGAGTTTCCCACCACTAAGAACAG TTTGGCGATGTGTTGCAGGGCGCCGTCCATCCCCGAGGCACAGGACCTTTCCCGCTCTTCCTCCAATGCCAGCAGCTTTGCCAGTGTCGTGGAGGAGCACGAGAACGAGCACGAGGCAGACGAGGAGTACGACACCGGACTG GAAAGTATGTCTTGTGTTACGCCACTTAAGAGAGACTCATTTGTGTACAGCTCTGGGGTGGATGACTCTGTGTGCAGTACCAGCCAGGGAAGTTTTTCAG CTTCTCATCTCCAGCAGCAACCGGATGGAGTGAAGACGTTTGAGCCGAAAGGGACAGAAAGCAAACCCAAAATGGAGCGCCCCCCGCAGGAGCACAAGTCCTCCTTG AACTGTTAG
- the rap1gapb gene encoding rap1 GTPase-activating protein 1 isoform X1: MPQRKRSFTFGAYGGVDKSFSRTRTLWKQDGRIPRISDEVEPSLAHPHPPFPLPSLSKTSDLFAMIERMQGCRMEEQRCPLPPPLKTEEDYIPYPSVHEVLGRSSPFPLILLPQFGGYWIEGTNHEPKDPPEADQPPSSTSHIKLETNSTAKIYRKHFMGKEHFNYYTMDAALGHLVFSMKYDVIGDQEHLRLMLRSKLKTHHDVIPISCLTEFPNVVQMAKLVCEEVNVDRFYPVLYPKASRLIVTFDEHVISNNFKFGVIYQKFGQTSEEELFGNMKESPAFVEFLEFLGQKIELHDFKGFRGGLDVTHGQTGTESVYTSFHNKEIMFHVSTKLPYTEGDSQQLQRKRHIGNDIVAIVFQEENTPFVPDMIQSNFLHAYVVVQVENGCTDNVTYKVSVTARDDVPFFGPALPDPAIFKKGPEFREFLFTKLINAEYACYKAEKFAKLEERTRSALLETLYEELHINSQSMMGLGGDEDKLENGGGGGGGGFFESFKRVIRSRSQSMDAMGLSNKKSHTVSTSHSGSFTHNPAESPKTPGISLIIPGKSPTRKKSGPFSSRRSSAIGIENIQEVQERSREVSPNTQRTLDSGHFPQENRSDNSSNHSSPEFPTTKNSLAMCCRAPSIPEAQDLSRSSSNASSFASVVEEHENEHEADEEYDTGLESMSCVTPLKRDSFVYSSGVDDSVCSTSQGSFSASHLQQQPDGVKTFEPKGTESKPKMERPPQEHKSSLNC; this comes from the exons GGTTGCAGAATGGAGGAGCAGAGAtgccctcttcctccccctctcaaA ACGGAAGAGGACTACATCCCTTATCCCAGCGTTCATGAG GTCCTGGGTCGCAGCAGCCCTTTCCCGCTCATTCTGCTGCCACAGTTTGGAGGCTACTGGATCGAGGGGACCAATCATGAACCGAAAGACCCACCAGAAGCAGATCAACCTCCCAGTTCTACCTCCCACATCAAACTGGAGACCAACAGCACAGCCAAGATATACAGGAAGCATTTCATGGGCAAG GAACACTTTAATTATTACACCATGGATGCTGCCCTGGGCCACTTGGTCTTTTCCATGAAGTATGATGTCATTGGGGATCAAGAGCATCTGCGCTTGATGCTTCG ctcaAAGCTAAAAACCCACCATGATGTCATTCCTATTTCCTGCCTTACCGAGTTTCCCAACGTTGTTCAAATGGCCAAG CTTGTTTGTGAAGAAGTAAACGTGGACAGGTTTTATCCCGTCCTCTACCCAAAG GCATCAAGGCTCATAGTCACCTTCGATGAGCACGTGATCAGCAACAACTTCAAGTTTGGAGTTATTTATCAGAAGTTTGGCCAG ACgtcagaggaggagctgtttgGCAATATGAAAGAAAGCCCTGCCTTTGTGGAGTTTTTGGAGTTTCTGGGCCAGAAGATTGAACTTCATGACTTTAAAGG GTTTCGGGGCGGACTGGATGTCACTCATGGGCAGACAGGCACTGAATCAGTCTACACTAGTTTCCATAACAAGGAGATTATGTTTCATGTGTCCACCAAGCTGCCTTACACGGAAGGAGACTCACAGCAG ctgcagaggaagaggcacATAGGCAATGACATCGTGGCCATCGTGTTCCAGGAGGAGAACACGCCCTTCGTGCCAGACATGATCCAGTCCAACTTCCTGCATGCGTATGTAGTGGTGCAAGTGGAGAACGGCTGCACGGACAATGTCACCTATAAG GTGTCTGTGACAGCGAGGGATGATGTACCTTTCTTCGGGCCCGCTCTGCCTGACCCTGCCATCTTCAAAAAG GGTCCTGAGTTCCGGGAGTTCCTCTTCACTAAGCTCATCAACGCAGAGTACGCCTGCTACAAAGCTGAGAAGTTTGCCAAACTAGAG GAGCGCACACGTTCAGCTCTGCTGGAGACGCTGTATGAGGAACTGCACATCAATAGCCAGTCCATGATGGGTCTGGGTGGGGATGAAGATAAGCTGGAGAAcgggggtggtggaggaggagggggcttCTTTGAATCCTTTAAG CGGGTCATCCGCAGCAGAAGCCAGTCTATGGACGCCATGGGCCTCAGTAACAAGAAGTCACACACAGTCTCCACTAGTCACAGTGGCAGCTTTACCCACAATCCCGCAGAGAGCCCCAAAACCCCAGGGATT TCATTGATCATTCCTGGGAAAAGCCCAACCAGGAAAAAGTCTGGGCCCTTCAGCTCCCGTCGCAGCAGCGCCATTGGCATTGAGAACATCCAGGAGGTCcaagagaggag CCGAGAAGTGTCACCCAACACCCAGAGGACGCTCGATAGTGGCCACTTCCCGCAGGAAAATAGATCAGACAATTCCTCCAACCACAGTTCTCCAGAGTTTCCCACCACTAAGAACAG TTTGGCGATGTGTTGCAGGGCGCCGTCCATCCCCGAGGCACAGGACCTTTCCCGCTCTTCCTCCAATGCCAGCAGCTTTGCCAGTGTCGTGGAGGAGCACGAGAACGAGCACGAGGCAGACGAGGAGTACGACACCGGACTG GAAAGTATGTCTTGTGTTACGCCACTTAAGAGAGACTCATTTGTGTACAGCTCTGGGGTGGATGACTCTGTGTGCAGTACCAGCCAGGGAAGTTTTTCAG CTTCTCATCTCCAGCAGCAACCGGATGGAGTGAAGACGTTTGAGCCGAAAGGGACAGAAAGCAAACCCAAAATGGAGCGCCCCCCGCAGGAGCACAAGTCCTCCTTG AACTGTTAG
- the rap1gapb gene encoding rap1 GTPase-activating protein 1 isoform X2, which translates to MPQRKRSFTFGAYGGVDKSFSRTRTLWKQDGRIPRISDEVEPSLAHPHPPFPLPSLSKTSDLFAMIERMQGCRMEEQRCPLPPPLKTEEDYIPYPSVHEVLGRSSPFPLILLPQFGGYWIEGTNHEPKDPPEADQPPSSTSHIKLETNSTAKIYRKHFMGKEHFNYYTMDAALGHLVFSMKYDVIGDQEHLRLMLRSKLKTHHDVIPISCLTEFPNVVQMAKLVCEEVNVDRFYPVLYPKASRLIVTFDEHVISNNFKFGVIYQKFGQTSEEELFGNMKESPAFVEFLEFLGQKIELHDFKGFRGGLDVTHGQTGTESVYTSFHNKEIMFHVSTKLPYTEGDSQQLQRKRHIGNDIVAIVFQEENTPFVPDMIQSNFLHAYVVVQVENGCTDNVTYKVSVTARDDVPFFGPALPDPAIFKKGPEFREFLFTKLINAEYACYKAEKFAKLEERTRSALLETLYEELHINSQSMMGLGGDEDKLENGGGGGGGGFFESFKRVIRSRSQSMDAMGLSNKKSHTVSTSHSGSFTHNPAESPKTPGISLLVPGKSPSKYGRRGSAIGIGTIEESLIIPGKSPTRKKSGPFSSRRSSAIGIENIQEVQERSREVSPNTQRTLDSGHFPQENRSDNSSNHSSPEFPTTKNRAPSIPEAQDLSRSSSNASSFASVVEEHENEHEADEEYDTGLESMSCVTPLKRDSFVYSSGVDDSVCSTSQGSFSASHLQQQPDGVKTFEPKGTESKPKMERPPQEHKSSLNC; encoded by the exons GGTTGCAGAATGGAGGAGCAGAGAtgccctcttcctccccctctcaaA ACGGAAGAGGACTACATCCCTTATCCCAGCGTTCATGAG GTCCTGGGTCGCAGCAGCCCTTTCCCGCTCATTCTGCTGCCACAGTTTGGAGGCTACTGGATCGAGGGGACCAATCATGAACCGAAAGACCCACCAGAAGCAGATCAACCTCCCAGTTCTACCTCCCACATCAAACTGGAGACCAACAGCACAGCCAAGATATACAGGAAGCATTTCATGGGCAAG GAACACTTTAATTATTACACCATGGATGCTGCCCTGGGCCACTTGGTCTTTTCCATGAAGTATGATGTCATTGGGGATCAAGAGCATCTGCGCTTGATGCTTCG ctcaAAGCTAAAAACCCACCATGATGTCATTCCTATTTCCTGCCTTACCGAGTTTCCCAACGTTGTTCAAATGGCCAAG CTTGTTTGTGAAGAAGTAAACGTGGACAGGTTTTATCCCGTCCTCTACCCAAAG GCATCAAGGCTCATAGTCACCTTCGATGAGCACGTGATCAGCAACAACTTCAAGTTTGGAGTTATTTATCAGAAGTTTGGCCAG ACgtcagaggaggagctgtttgGCAATATGAAAGAAAGCCCTGCCTTTGTGGAGTTTTTGGAGTTTCTGGGCCAGAAGATTGAACTTCATGACTTTAAAGG GTTTCGGGGCGGACTGGATGTCACTCATGGGCAGACAGGCACTGAATCAGTCTACACTAGTTTCCATAACAAGGAGATTATGTTTCATGTGTCCACCAAGCTGCCTTACACGGAAGGAGACTCACAGCAG ctgcagaggaagaggcacATAGGCAATGACATCGTGGCCATCGTGTTCCAGGAGGAGAACACGCCCTTCGTGCCAGACATGATCCAGTCCAACTTCCTGCATGCGTATGTAGTGGTGCAAGTGGAGAACGGCTGCACGGACAATGTCACCTATAAG GTGTCTGTGACAGCGAGGGATGATGTACCTTTCTTCGGGCCCGCTCTGCCTGACCCTGCCATCTTCAAAAAG GGTCCTGAGTTCCGGGAGTTCCTCTTCACTAAGCTCATCAACGCAGAGTACGCCTGCTACAAAGCTGAGAAGTTTGCCAAACTAGAG GAGCGCACACGTTCAGCTCTGCTGGAGACGCTGTATGAGGAACTGCACATCAATAGCCAGTCCATGATGGGTCTGGGTGGGGATGAAGATAAGCTGGAGAAcgggggtggtggaggaggagggggcttCTTTGAATCCTTTAAG CGGGTCATCCGCAGCAGAAGCCAGTCTATGGACGCCATGGGCCTCAGTAACAAGAAGTCACACACAGTCTCCACTAGTCACAGTGGCAGCTTTACCCACAATCCCGCAGAGAGCCCCAAAACCCCAGGGATT TCATTGCTTGTCCCAGGGAAAAGTCCCAGTAAATATGGACGTCGAGGCAGTGCCATAGGGATAGGAACAATAGAAGAG TCATTGATCATTCCTGGGAAAAGCCCAACCAGGAAAAAGTCTGGGCCCTTCAGCTCCCGTCGCAGCAGCGCCATTGGCATTGAGAACATCCAGGAGGTCcaagagaggag CCGAGAAGTGTCACCCAACACCCAGAGGACGCTCGATAGTGGCCACTTCCCGCAGGAAAATAGATCAGACAATTCCTCCAACCACAGTTCTCCAGAGTTTCCCACCACTAAGAACAG GGCGCCGTCCATCCCCGAGGCACAGGACCTTTCCCGCTCTTCCTCCAATGCCAGCAGCTTTGCCAGTGTCGTGGAGGAGCACGAGAACGAGCACGAGGCAGACGAGGAGTACGACACCGGACTG GAAAGTATGTCTTGTGTTACGCCACTTAAGAGAGACTCATTTGTGTACAGCTCTGGGGTGGATGACTCTGTGTGCAGTACCAGCCAGGGAAGTTTTTCAG CTTCTCATCTCCAGCAGCAACCGGATGGAGTGAAGACGTTTGAGCCGAAAGGGACAGAAAGCAAACCCAAAATGGAGCGCCCCCCGCAGGAGCACAAGTCCTCCTTG AACTGTTAG